The following are encoded together in the Tribolium castaneum strain GA2 chromosome 3, icTriCast1.1, whole genome shotgun sequence genome:
- the LOC663880 gene encoding hydroxylysine kinase: MDTGNVLASQLQPGVSVKPKVDENEVKNILSSIYGLNCVSIKQLNGYDDFNFHVKVSDKCDNKNIKKVNKDGYILKIINSLDSQRPQFFEAQNEVLRFLGKTSICCPQPVQSKNGEFNIIRTFSSGKHIVRLLEFITGSILQQVPISMKLFYKVGKFAAQLDQALKKFHHPAYDCIKSAWHLESAPQLSQLLYVITDKAKKTIISEVFEEFPKRVLAANLEKGIIHGDFNEHNILVDEKDNEFYVKGILDFGDTHVSCYIFELAITMAYLMIQGKSIEAGGYVLAGYNSVRKISDEEYNLLKICIAVRLCQSLVIGAYSSMNDPDNPYILISAKGVWALLSDLWPKPESELLEVWKKIVDETADWS, translated from the exons ATGGACACAGGCAACGTGTTAGCGTCTCAGCTTCAACCCGGTGTATCAGTAAAACCAAAAGTTGACGAAaacgaagtcaaaaatataCTAAGCAGTATTTATGGCTTGAACTGTGTTTCAATAAAACAGCTCAACGGGTACGACGACTTCAATTTCCACGTTAAAGTTAGTGACAAGTgcgataataaaaatataaagaaagTAAACAAAGATggttacattttaaaaatcataaattcttTGGATTCGCAAAGACCGCAATTTTTTGAAGCCCAAAATGAAGTTCTACGTTTCTTGG GGAAAACTTCAATTTGCTGCCCGCAACCGGTTCAAAGTAAAAATGGAGAGTTTAACATCATTCGGACTTTTTCAAGTGGGAAACACATAGTTCGCTTGCTGGAATTCATCACTGGTTCAATTTTACAGCAAGTGCCCATTTCAATGAAACTGTTTTATAAGGTTGGAAAATTCGCTGCGCAACTGGATCAAGCATTGAAG AAATTTCATCACCCGGCGTACGATTGCATCAAATCTGCTTGGCATTTGGAGTCAGCTCCGCAGTTATCACAATTGTTGTATGTCATAACTGATAAGGCTAAGAAAACGATTATAAGCGAAGTGTTCGAAGAATTTCCGAAACGAGTTTTAGCGGCTAATTTGGAGAAAGGGATAATTCATGGCGATTTCAATGAGCATAACATTTTGGTCGACGAGAAAGACAACGAATTTTACGTTAAAGGGATTTTAGATTTTGGCGATACTCACGTTAGTTGTTACATTTTTGAGCTGGCAATTACTATGGCTTATTTGATGATCCAGGGAAAAAGCATCGAAGCTGGTGGTTATGTGTTAGCAGGGTATAACTCGGTTAGAAAAATTTCTGATGAAGAGTACAATTTGTTGAAG ATTTGTATAGCAGTCCGATTGTGCCAATCTCTAGTTATTGGAGCGTATTCAAGCATGAACGATCCTGACAACCcttatattttaataagtgCAAAAGGAGTATG
- the cbc gene encoding protein CLP1 homolog, whose product MMMALNEDKKTVIQDFKLDQDNELRFEVESKNEKVYVTLKSGKAEVFGTELVKGKTYEFTSGAKVAVYTWHGCTIEVKGKTDVSYVAKETPMVTYSNCHAALEFMRIEAERENKKGPTVMLVGPNDVGKSTVCRILLNYAVRMGRRPIFVDLDVGQGQISIPGTIGALLIERPASIDEGFSQEAPLVYHTGHKSPQPNIALYSMLVTQLANTVKDRLEVNKKTRASGVIINTCGWIKGTGYKQILHSAKAFEVDVILVLDQERLYNELVRDMPNFVKVIFLQKSGGVVERSKSVRSEARDQRIREYFYGTPKNSMYPHSFDVKWSEIKIYKIGAPALPDSCLPLGMKAEDHLTKLVPVTPNPGILHHLLAVSFSEGEDEDIISSHVAGFVCVTNVDTDRQIVTLLSPQPKPLPNNILLLSELQFMDSH is encoded by the exons ATGATGATGGCATTAAACGAAGacaagaaaactgtaattcaAGACTTTAAACTGGACCAAGACAACGAGCTCCGCTTCGAAGTTGAatccaaaaatgaaaaagtctACGTCACACTCAAAAGCGGAAAGGCCGAAGTATTCGGTACCGAACTGGTCAAAGGCAAGACGTACGAGTTCACATCTGGGGCCAAAGTTGCTGTGTACACCTGGCACGGCTGTACTATCGAAGTCAAAGGAAAAACCGACGTGAGTTACGTGGCGAAAGAGACCCCAATGGTCACTTATTCGAACTGTCACGCGGCTCTAGAATTCATGCGAATTGAGGCAGAGCGGGAGAACAAAAAGGGCCCCACTGTGATGCTAGTGGGGCCAAATGATGTTGGTAAATCAACGGTGTGCCGCATTTTGCTTAACTATGCCGTGAGGATGGGGCGGAGGCCCATTTTCGTGGATCTGGATGTGGGGCAAGGACAGATTTCAATTCCGGGGACCATAGGTGCCCTACTTATTGAAAGACCGGCCTCTATTGATGAGGGGTTTTCACAAGAGGCCCCACTTGTGTACCACACGGGGCATAAATCGCCGCAACCGAACATCGCACTTTATTCCATGTTAGTGACACAACTTGCAAACACAGTAAAAGACAGGCTCGAAGTCAACAAAAAAA CCAGGGCGTCTGGTGTTATTATTAACACTTGTGGCTGGATTAAGGGCACTGGATACAAACAAATCCTCCACTCGGCGAAAGCTTTCGAAGTTGATGTTATTTTAGTTCTGGACCAGGAAAGGCTTTACAATGAGTTAGTGCGTGATAtgccaaattttgttaaagtcatatttttacaaaaaagtggTGGC GTGGTTGAACGCTCAAAAAGTGTTAGATCTGAAGCAAGAGATCAACGAATTCGGGAATATTTCTACGGAACCCCCAAAAATTCAATGTATCCACACTCGTTTGACGTCAAGTggagcgaaattaaaatttacaaaattgggGCGCCAGCTTTGCCAGACTCGTGCCTGCCTTTGGGTATGAAGGCAGAGGATCATCTGACGAAATTAGTGCCAGTGACGCCAAATCCGGGGATTTTGCATCATCTACTTGCAGTCAGTTTTTCAGAGGGAGAAGATGAAGATATCATCTCCTCACACGTCGCCGGATTCGTTTGTGT aaccAACGTGGACACGGATCGCCAAATCGTTACGCTGTTATCGCCTCAGCCGAAACCATTACCTAACAACATACTTCTTCTGTCAGAGTTACAGTTCATGGACAGTCATTAG
- the LOC107398281 gene encoding putative gustatory receptor 28b, with translation MDLFDAISPLYICSSLLGLSPYGFNREKNNRQYVTSRYGCYYSFSFHRVTILTVDTLPLVSVILMFVEYCNCNLYISPVLKSYTVFCNSVCGVEIILIMVEEYQFFMYLILLKQRFRAINTLLATNSEPINSHKIHTVLTTNCDKGMIVKLRSLHLQLCSAGKLLNEYFSIQILFLVALSFVGFTTNAYYSLDVIADNFANNERGVDIIPATLIWTVCRFIELVLISVICTATKNEVRATGELLYQVKDRFQSDIAVQLQLFGKQILHCDFKFTAFDFFDVDMTMFYGVIGSAATYLTILIQFEIAVKDYNKHSNTTSVP, from the exons aTGGATTTATTTGATGCAATAAGTCCTTTGTACATTTGTAGTAGTTTACTAGGACTCAGCCCCTACGGATTTAACCGTGAGAAAAATAATCGTCAGTATGTTACGTCTCGTTATGGTTGTTACTATTCGTTTTCT TTTCACAGAGTAACAATTTTAACTGTAGACACTTTACCCTTGGTGTctgtaattttaatgtttgtcGAGTACTGCAACTGCAACTTATACATCAGCCCCGTTCTAAAATCCTACACGGTATTTTGTAACAGCGTTTGCGGTGTGGAGATAATTCTAATCATGGTTGAAGAATATCAATTCTTCATGTACCTGATTTTACTGAAACAACGGTTTCGGGCCATAAATACACTTCTGGCAACCAACTCTGAGCCAATAAActcgcacaaaattcataccGTGTTGACGACGAATTGCGATAAGGGGATGATTGTGAAGCTTAGATCCTTACATCTCCAACTCTGTTCCGccggaaaattattaaatgaatattttagCATACAAATCCTGTTTTTGGTCGCATTGTCTTTCGTTGGCTTCACCACCAACGCTTATTATTCCCTCGATGTAATTGCCGATAACTTTGCCAATAACGAGCGAGGTGTTGACATTATTCCGGCAACGCTTATATGGACTGTTTGCAGATTCATCGAATTAGTTCTGATATCAGTGATTTGCACTGCAACGAAAAACGAA gTGAGGGCAACTGGCGAACTGTTGTATCAAGTCAAAGACAGGTTTCAGAGTGATATTGCTGTGCAG TTGCAGCTTTTTGGCAAACAAATCCTGCATTGCGACTTCAAATTTAcagcttttgatttttttgacgtcGATATGACCATGTTTTATGGA gtAATAGGTTCAGCAGCAACATACTTAACCATACTCATCCAGTTTGAAATTGCTGTGAAAGACTATAATAAACATTCCAATACGACTTCAGTGCCTTAA
- the LOC663889 gene encoding hydroxylysine kinase, translating into MHAGNVLEFQLQPGVSIKPKVDENEVKNILSGIYGLKCVSIKQLNGYDDFNFHVKVSDECDNENIKKINKDGYILKVINSLDSQRPQFFEAQNEVLRFLGKTSICCPQPVQNKSGEFYIIRTFSSGKHIVRLLEFIAGSILHQVPTSVNLFYKVGKFAAQLDQALKKFHHPAYDCIKSVWHLESAPQLSKFLYVITDETRKKIVSEVIEDFPKRVLAAKSRLEKGVIHGDFNEQNILVDEKDNELYVKAILDFGDSQFGCYIYELAIAMAYMMIQGKSIEAGGYVLAGYNSVRKISDEEYNLLKTCIAARMSQSLVLGVYTSIHDPDNPYILTTAKTGWALLVDFWSKPESELLEVWKKIVDETADWS; encoded by the exons ATGCATGCAGGCAACGTGCTAGAGTTTCAACTGCAACCCGGTGTATCAATAAAACCAAAAGTAGACGAAAATGAAGTCAAAAATATCTTAAGCGGTATTTACGGCTTGAAGTGCGTTTCGATAAAACAGCTCAACGGGTACGACGATTTCAATTTCCACGTTAAAGTCAGTGACGAGTGCGATAATGAaaatataaagaaaataaacaaagatggttacattttaaaagttataaattCTTTGGATTCACAAAGACCGCAATTTTTTGAAGCCCAAAATGAAGTTCTACGTTTCTTGG GAAAAACTTCAATTTGTTGCCCGCAACCCGTCCAAAACAAAAGTGGAGAGTTTTACATCATTCGGACATTTTCAAGTGGAAAACACATAGTTCGCTTGCTGGAATTCATCGCTGGCTCAATTTTACACCAAGTGCCTACTTCAGTGAACCTGTTTTATAAAGTTGGAAAATTCGCTGCGCAACTGGATCAAGCCCTGAAG AAATTTCATCATCCGGCGTACGATTGCATCAAATCTGTTTGGCACTTAGAGTCAGCTCCACAGCTATCAAAGTTCTTGTACGTCATAACTGACGAGACTAGGAAAAAAATCGTAAGCGAAGTCATCGAAGATTTTCCGAAGCGAGTTTTAGCGGCTAAGTCGCGTCTGGAGAAAGGGGTAATTCATGGCGATTTCAACGAGCAAAACATTTTGGTGGACGAGAAAGACAACGAATTGTACGTTAAAGCGATTTTAGATTTTGGTGATAGCCAGTTTGGCTGTTACATTTATGAACTGGCGATCGCTATGGCCTATATGATGATCCAGGGAAAAAGCATCGAAGCTGGTGGTTATGTCTTAGCCGGGTATAACTCGGTTAGGAAAATTTCTGATGAAgaatacaatttattaaaa acGTGTATAGCTGCCCGAATGAGCCAATCTCTAGTTCTTGGAGTATATACAAGCATTCATGATCCTGACAATCCTTATATTTTAACAACTGCAAAAACTGGATGGGCTTTACTGGtcgatttttggtctaaaccTGAAAGTGAATTGTTGGAGGTTTGGAAGAAAATTGTTGACGAAACTGCTGATTGGTCTTAG
- the LOC103313740 gene encoding uncharacterized protein LOC103313740, whose translation MSAEKISKKVHMEGDEPAQVTGEQIAQPSEEIKEEQNEETQEPQIETEIKIEDLASIEPSLLASIDTAPSLLPSIKESDQVTESEQVVIPAEPQEPEINEDSMEAKLVLLRQFSSDYFLYKHSPSFKCFEQALCSQSDLRLTLYFFPPLTDPGLDEAFNYIPPEEEHDPDGADKYINMCKDLAIVPISRVIRSLKTDTLNLKYYGLTLKQMRGIADALKVNSNIKYLIFEDNWMSPEATALIGEVLRESNSIRFLNLKECRIGEDGAEKLCEGISSTQFLQELDLSYNSLGDKGLKILQPSLIENTSIKKLNISHNNLTEDSGATLEAILLENKYLEELDLSWNGFFTAPGNKKLCNGLAKNELIKWLNLSWNGIGTGPAMRPITKYLRKTQVLQFLDLSWNRITQRSLILLRAALIRNKSLNGIKLGHNIYTPDEAYFLASLFSRVKNNNFTFLDMEDMCVNKDFLPLKRKFQREGRQIPHGHVLSNYEIYGPDINKLLFQRCRYLAMKPKKKKKKKDFGHFVLSLPDKNVTPQEFQELLKKKKIKKIDKDLLNELMARFQTKKKKIDSVAMKADYMRLYPDTVLPEEKKKKKKKKKRRKGKKPKKKE comes from the exons atgtctgCGGagaaaattagcaaaaaagttCATATGGAAGGTGACGAACCAGCGCAAGTCACTGGTGAACAAATCGCACAACCATCTGAAGAAATCAAAGAAGAGCAGAATGAAGAAACTCAAGAACCACAAAttgaaactgaaataaaaatagaagatCTCGCAAGCATAGAACCTAGTCTGCTCGCGAGCATCGACACAGCACCAAGTCTGCTCCCGAGCATTAAAGAGAGTGACCAAGTCACTGAAAGTGAGCAAGTGGTTATACCAGCAGAACCCCAGGAACCTGAAATAAATGAAGATTCAATGGAAGCTAAACTAGTTCTCCTGCGGCAGTTTTCAAGCGACTATTTCTTGTACAAACACAGCCCTTCTTTCAAATGTTTCGAACAGGCCCTGTGCTCACAGAGCGACCTCCGACtgactttgtatttttttccaccGCTCACTGACCCCGGCTTGGATGAAGCCTTCAACTACATAC CGCCTGAGGAAGAGCATGACCCTGACGGTGCTGATAAGTACATCAACATGTGCAAAGACTTGGCCATTGTGCCCATTTCTCGCGTGATAAGATCACTAAAAACGGacactttaaatttaaag TATTACGGACTGACTTTAAAACAAATGAGGGGCATAGCAGACGCGTTGAAGGTGAACAGTAACAtcaagtatttaatttttgaagacAATTGGATGTCGCCGGAGGCAACGGCCCTCATTGGCGAGGTTCTACGTGAAAGTAACTCGATTcggtttttaaatttgaaagagtGCCGAATTGGCGAAGACG GGGCTGAAAAATTGTGCGAAGGCATATCATCAACGCAGTTCTTGCAAGAACTGGATTTAAGTTATAACAGTTTGGGGGATAAAGGTTTGAAAATACTTCAGCCcagtttaattgaaaatacatcgattaaaaaactaaatatcagTCATAATAATTTAACTGAGGACTCGGGGGCGACTTTGGAGGcaattttgttagaaaataaatatttggaaGAGTTAGATCTCTCCTGGAATGGATTTTTCACAGCCCCTG gGAATAAAAAACTGTGCAACGGTTTGgctaaaaatgaattaattaaatggtTAAATCTGTCTTGGAATGGGATTGGCACAGGTCCTGCAATGCGGCCCATCACAAAATACTTGCGGAAGACTCAAGTGTTACAGTTTTTAGATTTGAGCTGGAACAG aaTAACACAGCGTAGTTTAATCTTATTGAGAGCGGCTTTAATACGAAACAAGTCACTGAATGGAATTAAGCTGGGACATAATATTTACACTCCTGACGAAGCTTACTTTCTAGCGTCGCTTTTTTCAAgagtaaaaaacaataattttacatttttggacATGGAAGACATGTGCGTTAACAAAGATTTTTTGCCG TTGAAACGAAAATTTCAAAGAGAAGGCAGACAAATCCCCCATGGGCATGTTTTAAGCAATTATGAGATTTACGGTCCTGATATAAACAAACTGCTCTTTCAGCGATGTCGCTATTTAGCAATGAAGccaaagaagaagaagaaaaagaaagactttgg ACATTTTGTATTGTCGCTGCCTGATAAAAATGTGACACCGCAAGAGTTCCAAGAATTGttgaaaaagaagaaaatcaaaaaaattgacaaggACTTACTCAATGAATTAATGGCAAGGTTTCAAAccaagaaaaagaaaat